A DNA window from Anastrepha ludens isolate Willacy chromosome 6, idAnaLude1.1, whole genome shotgun sequence contains the following coding sequences:
- the LOC128867521 gene encoding organic cation transporter protein isoform X1, producing MDFDQILEEIGEFGRYQKTNYLLICLPVMFAAANSLSYVFTAGVPSYRCLIPQCDDPIAPQLHAPWLANATPGSYDKKGRFTPENCYRYRANDTLAFFANISQVNECPKNAFDHNWRERCNVWVYDDQELTIVQEWQLTCKENAWKLAFVGTMHFAGLVVGTAVSGYLADRFGRKNIFIFCSVFMAITGIAQGLAWDYNSFLVFAFLNAIGTSGVYPLAFIIGVEMVGPSMREMSSIVLNYFYAVGEALVGATAWFLQDWQLLQYALSVPPLFFILYYWIVPESVRWLIARNEREKAGVIIKRAAAVNKRELSLALLASFEMENCVPPPTPVKSAQMNAIDKCLDLEKLKENGEVGKNEIWQAVREIFKAKTLLLRYIIMLYIWAINAVVFYGLSLNSTNLSGNKYLNFVLVCLIEIPGYTLAWISLRRLGRRIALSGSLFLCAITCVAGGYITKVQTNLETRSTWAIVTLFLIGKLGITSSFAVIYTYTAEMMPTLIRSGGVGVMSTFARFGAMLAPFVPLLGAYYEALPLLLFGAASLSAGILGLLLPETFRKKLPDTVAEAKQLGEDKHDKKPSSTIVLDERPGAGAGEDGDSANSSDEVQQNTNARQTEP from the exons ATGGATTTCGATCAGATATTGGAAGAAATCGGAGAGTTCGGTCGATATCAAAAGaccaattatttacttatttgtttgCCGGTAATGTTTGCGGCAGCGAATAGCTTGTCGTATGTGTTCACCGCCGGCGTGCCGTCCTACAG ATGCTTGATTCCACAGTGCGATGATCCAATCGCACCACAATTGCACGCACCTTGGCTAGCCAATGCCACGCCTGGCAGTTACGACAAAAAAGGGCGCTTTACGCCGGAGAATTGTTATCGGTACCGAGCAAATGATACTCTAGCATTTTTCGCCAATATAAGTCAGGTAAACGAATGCCCGAAGAATGCTTTCGATCATAACTGGCGTGAACGCTGCAACGTTTGGGTGTATGATGATCAGGAGCTGACCATTGTGCAAGAA TGGCAGTTGACCTGCAAGGAAAACGCCTGGAAGCTGGCCTTTGTGGGTACTATGCATTTTGCCGGTCTCGTTGTTGGCACAGCAGTCTCCGGATACCTGGCTGATCG TTTCGGCcgcaaaaatatattcatattttgtaGTGTTTTCATGGCCATCACCGGTATTGCCCAAGGCCTAGCCTGGGACTACAATAGTTTCCTGGTTTTTGCATTTCTCAATGCAATAGGCACATCTGGCGTATATCCATTGGCTTTCATTATCGGCGTAGAAATGGTTGGGCCTAGCATGCGCGAAATGTCTTCGATCGTGCTCAACTACTTTTATGCCGTTGGAGAAGCCTTGGTGGGTGCTACTGCATGGTTCCTGCAAGATTGGCAGCTACTACAATATGCACTTTCCGTACCGCCGCTCTTCTTCATCCTCTATTACTGGATCGTTCCGGAGTCGGTGCGTTGGCTAATCGCACGGAATGAACGCGAAAAAGCAGGGGTAATTATAAAACGCGCAGCTGCTGTAAATAAGAGAGAGCTCTCCTTGGCGTTGTTGGCTAGCTTCGAAATGGAAAATTGTGTACCGCCACCAACACCTGTGAAATCGGCACAGATGAATGCCATAGATAAATGTTTGGATCTGGAGAAATTAAAGGAAAATGGTGAGGTGGGTAAAAATGAAATCTGGCAAGCGGTACGCGAAATATTCAAGGCCAAAACTCTGTTGCTGCGCTACATAATAATGCTTTACATTTG GGCTATAAACGCGGTGGTGTTCTATGGGCTCTCATTGAATTCAACGAATCTTAGCGGCAATAAGTACTTGAATTTCGTTTTAGTTTGCCTCATTGAAATTCCCGGATACACGCTAGCTTGG ATATCACTGCGAAGGTTAGGTCGGCGCATCGCTCTGTCCGGTTCGCTGTTTCTCTGTGCCATCACCTGCGTAGCTGGCGGTTATATAACGAAAG TGCAAACTAACTTGGAGACAC GTTCCACCTGGGCCATTGTGACACTTTTTCTCATTGGAAAATTGGGAATCACGTCATCGTTTGCTGTGATTTACACGTATACAGCGGAAATGATGCCCACG CTAATACGGAGTGGTGGGGTTGGAGTGATGTCGACGTTTGCACGTTTTGGCGCAATGCTCGCACCGTTCGTGCCGCTTTtg GGTGCGTATTATGAGGCCTTACCTTTATTATTATTCGGTGCAGCATCCTTATCAGCGGGCATTTTAGGGCTGCTGTTGCCGGAAACATTCCGCAAAAAGTTACCTGATACG GTCGCGGAAGCAAAACAACTGGGCGAAGATAAACATGATAAGAAACCATCGAGTACAATTGTGTTGGACGAGCGACCAGGCGCTGGCGCTGGCGAAGATGGAGACAGCGCGAATAGTAGCGATGAAGTACAACAGAACACCAACGCGCGGCAAACTGAGCCATAA
- the LOC128867521 gene encoding organic cation transporter protein isoform X2 — MDFDQILEEIGEFGRYQKTNYLLICLPVMFAAANSLSYVFTAGVPSYRCLIPQCDDPIAPQLHAPWLANATPGSYDKKGRFTPENCYRYRANDTLAFFANISQVNECPKNAFDHNWRERCNVWVYDDQELTIVQEWQLTCKENAWKLAFVGTMHFAGLVVGTAVSGYLADRFGRKNIFIFCSVFMAITGIAQGLAWDYNSFLVFAFLNAIGTSGVYPLAFIIGVEMVGPSMREMSSIVLNYFYAVGEALVGATAWFLQDWQLLQYALSVPPLFFILYYWIVPESVRWLIARNEREKAGVIIKRAAAVNKRELSLALLASFEMENCVPPPTPVKSAQMNAIDKCLDLEKLKENGEVGKNEIWQAVREIFKAKTLLLRYIIMLYIWAINAVVFYGLSLNSTNLSGNKYLNFVLVCLIEIPGYTLAWISLRRLGRRIALSGSLFLCAITCVAGGYITKGSTWAIVTLFLIGKLGITSSFAVIYTYTAEMMPTLIRSGGVGVMSTFARFGAMLAPFVPLLGAYYEALPLLLFGAASLSAGILGLLLPETFRKKLPDTVAEAKQLGEDKHDKKPSSTIVLDERPGAGAGEDGDSANSSDEVQQNTNARQTEP, encoded by the exons ATGGATTTCGATCAGATATTGGAAGAAATCGGAGAGTTCGGTCGATATCAAAAGaccaattatttacttatttgtttgCCGGTAATGTTTGCGGCAGCGAATAGCTTGTCGTATGTGTTCACCGCCGGCGTGCCGTCCTACAG ATGCTTGATTCCACAGTGCGATGATCCAATCGCACCACAATTGCACGCACCTTGGCTAGCCAATGCCACGCCTGGCAGTTACGACAAAAAAGGGCGCTTTACGCCGGAGAATTGTTATCGGTACCGAGCAAATGATACTCTAGCATTTTTCGCCAATATAAGTCAGGTAAACGAATGCCCGAAGAATGCTTTCGATCATAACTGGCGTGAACGCTGCAACGTTTGGGTGTATGATGATCAGGAGCTGACCATTGTGCAAGAA TGGCAGTTGACCTGCAAGGAAAACGCCTGGAAGCTGGCCTTTGTGGGTACTATGCATTTTGCCGGTCTCGTTGTTGGCACAGCAGTCTCCGGATACCTGGCTGATCG TTTCGGCcgcaaaaatatattcatattttgtaGTGTTTTCATGGCCATCACCGGTATTGCCCAAGGCCTAGCCTGGGACTACAATAGTTTCCTGGTTTTTGCATTTCTCAATGCAATAGGCACATCTGGCGTATATCCATTGGCTTTCATTATCGGCGTAGAAATGGTTGGGCCTAGCATGCGCGAAATGTCTTCGATCGTGCTCAACTACTTTTATGCCGTTGGAGAAGCCTTGGTGGGTGCTACTGCATGGTTCCTGCAAGATTGGCAGCTACTACAATATGCACTTTCCGTACCGCCGCTCTTCTTCATCCTCTATTACTGGATCGTTCCGGAGTCGGTGCGTTGGCTAATCGCACGGAATGAACGCGAAAAAGCAGGGGTAATTATAAAACGCGCAGCTGCTGTAAATAAGAGAGAGCTCTCCTTGGCGTTGTTGGCTAGCTTCGAAATGGAAAATTGTGTACCGCCACCAACACCTGTGAAATCGGCACAGATGAATGCCATAGATAAATGTTTGGATCTGGAGAAATTAAAGGAAAATGGTGAGGTGGGTAAAAATGAAATCTGGCAAGCGGTACGCGAAATATTCAAGGCCAAAACTCTGTTGCTGCGCTACATAATAATGCTTTACATTTG GGCTATAAACGCGGTGGTGTTCTATGGGCTCTCATTGAATTCAACGAATCTTAGCGGCAATAAGTACTTGAATTTCGTTTTAGTTTGCCTCATTGAAATTCCCGGATACACGCTAGCTTGG ATATCACTGCGAAGGTTAGGTCGGCGCATCGCTCTGTCCGGTTCGCTGTTTCTCTGTGCCATCACCTGCGTAGCTGGCGGTTATATAACGAAAG GTTCCACCTGGGCCATTGTGACACTTTTTCTCATTGGAAAATTGGGAATCACGTCATCGTTTGCTGTGATTTACACGTATACAGCGGAAATGATGCCCACG CTAATACGGAGTGGTGGGGTTGGAGTGATGTCGACGTTTGCACGTTTTGGCGCAATGCTCGCACCGTTCGTGCCGCTTTtg GGTGCGTATTATGAGGCCTTACCTTTATTATTATTCGGTGCAGCATCCTTATCAGCGGGCATTTTAGGGCTGCTGTTGCCGGAAACATTCCGCAAAAAGTTACCTGATACG GTCGCGGAAGCAAAACAACTGGGCGAAGATAAACATGATAAGAAACCATCGAGTACAATTGTGTTGGACGAGCGACCAGGCGCTGGCGCTGGCGAAGATGGAGACAGCGCGAATAGTAGCGATGAAGTACAACAGAACACCAACGCGCGGCAAACTGAGCCATAA